One Streptomyces sp. NBC_01237 genomic region harbors:
- a CDS encoding alpha/beta fold hydrolase, producing the protein MVQRIDVTGSGGARLAAWEFADPPKARAEAERVPGILLLHGLMGRASHWAATARWLAERHRAVGLDQRGHGRSEKPSDGPYTRDAYVADAEAAIEQLDLGPVTVIGHAMGALTGWQLAAKRPDLVRALVISDMRASALGAASQREWGDWFDSWPVPFATLADVRKWFGEDDPWVERPSPSRGEFYAEVMAERADGWRPVFSRRQMLTSRATWVFDAHWEELTQVRCPALVLRGLDGELGRAEAQEMVRVLPRGQYAEVADAGHLVHYDQPEGWRAAVEPFLEQLAEESHEDREPVAP; encoded by the coding sequence ATGGTGCAGCGCATCGATGTGACCGGATCCGGCGGTGCACGCCTCGCGGCGTGGGAGTTCGCGGATCCACCCAAAGCGCGCGCGGAGGCGGAGCGCGTGCCCGGGATCTTATTGCTCCACGGGCTGATGGGCCGGGCCTCGCACTGGGCCGCCACCGCCCGCTGGCTCGCCGAGCGGCACCGGGCGGTCGGCCTCGACCAGCGGGGCCACGGCCGCAGCGAGAAGCCCAGCGACGGCCCGTACACCCGGGACGCCTACGTCGCCGACGCCGAGGCCGCCATCGAACAGCTGGACCTCGGCCCCGTGACCGTCATCGGTCATGCGATGGGCGCCCTCACCGGCTGGCAGCTCGCCGCGAAGCGCCCCGATCTCGTCCGGGCGCTCGTCATCTCCGACATGCGGGCCTCCGCACTCGGCGCCGCCTCCCAGCGGGAGTGGGGGGACTGGTTCGACTCCTGGCCCGTCCCGTTCGCGACCCTCGCCGACGTACGGAAGTGGTTCGGCGAGGACGACCCCTGGGTGGAGCGGCCGAGCCCCTCCCGCGGCGAGTTCTACGCCGAGGTGATGGCGGAGCGGGCCGACGGCTGGCGCCCGGTGTTCTCGCGCCGTCAGATGCTCACGTCCCGGGCGACCTGGGTCTTCGACGCGCACTGGGAGGAGCTGACACAGGTCCGGTGCCCGGCCCTGGTCCTGCGCGGGCTGGACGGGGAGCTGGGCCGGGCCGAGGCCCAGGAGATGGTCCGGGTCCTGCCGCGCGGCCAGTACGCGGAGGTGGCGGACGCCGGCCACCTCGTCCACTACGACCAGCCGGAGGGCTGGCGGGCGGCGGTGGAGCCGTTCCTGGAGCAGCTGGCGGAGGAGTCCCACGAGGACCGGGAGCCGGTCGCCCCGTAG